A single Natranaerobius thermophilus JW/NM-WN-LF DNA region contains:
- a CDS encoding ABC transporter substrate-binding protein, with product MKISKGSKIFFLLGLIVVVVISASVYAINRNNQETLTEVELPIVEWPGVTQKTHVVSEILESLGYQVNINQYALPVILEGLSEGDLDVFTGTWFQTWGTPLKNKLADGSVVHVSTQLEDTNYGPAVPYYVYEAGVTSLADLSEYSEEFNHTYYGLESGNDGNQIMIDAFDNNIYDLGDWKIVESSTAAMIQHVQNYMNNEEWIVFSGWEPHWMNVVLDMRYLDDPEGIWGEDEKVGTIARKGLKDDDPNLYKFFEQFDINNEIQSEWIYEYSRKNRSPNVVAKEWVSENLDLVLEWVDGVHTVDGRDAGEVLKEIYK from the coding sequence ATGAAAATTTCAAAAGGTTCAAAAATATTTTTTCTGTTAGGGTTAATTGTTGTAGTAGTTATTTCAGCCAGTGTATACGCCATAAACAGAAACAATCAGGAAACATTGACAGAAGTGGAATTACCTATTGTTGAATGGCCAGGTGTTACTCAAAAGACCCATGTTGTTAGTGAAATTTTAGAAAGCCTTGGATATCAAGTTAATATTAATCAGTACGCACTACCTGTTATTTTAGAAGGCTTGTCTGAAGGTGATTTGGATGTCTTTACTGGAACTTGGTTTCAAACATGGGGTACTCCCTTAAAAAATAAATTAGCTGATGGAAGCGTAGTACATGTAAGTACCCAGCTTGAAGACACTAATTATGGACCAGCTGTGCCATATTATGTGTACGAGGCAGGAGTTACTTCTCTAGCTGATTTATCAGAGTACTCCGAAGAATTCAATCATACTTATTACGGCTTAGAATCCGGAAATGATGGTAATCAGATAATGATTGATGCTTTCGATAACAATATCTATGATCTAGGTGATTGGAAAATAGTAGAGAGTAGTACTGCAGCCATGATTCAACACGTTCAAAATTACATGAACAATGAAGAATGGATTGTCTTTAGTGGTTGGGAACCCCATTGGATGAATGTTGTTTTAGATATGAGATATCTAGACGACCCGGAAGGAATTTGGGGAGAAGATGAAAAAGTAGGAACGATTGCTAGAAAAGGTTTAAAAGATGATGATCCGAATCTTTACAAGTTTTTTGAGCAGTTTGATATTAATAATGAAATACAAAGTGAATGGATATATGAATACAGTCGTAAAAACCGAAGTCCTAATGTTGTAGCAAAGGAGTGGGTATCTGAAAACCTTGATTTAGTATTAGAATGGGTAGATGGTGTTCACACTGTTGATGGTAGAGATGCTGGAGAAGTACTTAAAGAAATATATAAATAA
- a CDS encoding Tm-1-like ATP-binding domain-containing protein — MAQQVVLIGTLDTKGEEFYFIKKLIENNGLETFVIDTGVQGEPYFRPDITAEEVAKKGGTSLKKLREDSDRGQAMEVMSHGASRTVTELYQQGKVNGVISLGGSAGTTIGTSAMRALPVGIPKMMVSTFASGNTEPYVGVKDISMMYSVVDISGVNQLSRQILANAANGISGMVTGEIPETEEQKPLIAATMFGVTTSCVTRAREYLEDRGYEVLVFHATGTGGRAMESLIESGFIQGVLDITTTEWCDELVGGVLSAGPNRLEAASKKGIPQVVSTGALDMVNFGPIDTVPDEFRNRQLYKHNPTVTLMRTTSEENKQLGEIVAKKLNASTGPAALFLPLKGVSMIDVEGQPFHGPEEDQTLFDAIRSNLDQDKVELIEKNTDINDDDFAVAMAEKLIEMMNDS; from the coding sequence ATGGCTCAACAGGTGGTTCTAATCGGTACACTGGATACAAAGGGTGAAGAGTTTTATTTTATTAAAAAGCTCATTGAAAACAACGGTCTTGAAACATTTGTCATTGATACAGGGGTACAGGGAGAACCGTATTTTCGACCAGACATCACAGCAGAAGAAGTAGCAAAAAAAGGAGGAACTTCTCTCAAAAAGCTACGTGAAGACAGTGATCGTGGTCAAGCTATGGAAGTAATGTCACATGGGGCTTCCAGGACAGTAACAGAATTGTATCAACAAGGAAAGGTGAACGGAGTAATCAGTCTCGGTGGTAGTGCTGGAACCACTATTGGTACCTCGGCCATGCGTGCACTCCCGGTAGGAATTCCAAAGATGATGGTCTCCACTTTTGCTTCAGGCAATACAGAGCCCTATGTAGGTGTTAAAGATATATCTATGATGTACTCTGTTGTGGATATTTCGGGAGTCAACCAACTATCTAGACAAATTTTAGCAAATGCTGCTAATGGTATTTCGGGTATGGTTACTGGTGAGATTCCTGAAACTGAAGAACAAAAACCACTAATTGCTGCGACTATGTTTGGTGTAACCACTTCTTGTGTGACAAGGGCTAGAGAATACTTAGAAGATAGAGGATACGAAGTTTTAGTATTTCATGCCACCGGCACCGGTGGTAGAGCCATGGAAAGCCTAATAGAATCAGGCTTTATCCAAGGTGTCTTAGATATCACTACAACTGAATGGTGTGATGAACTGGTAGGTGGTGTACTAAGTGCCGGTCCCAATCGCCTGGAAGCAGCCAGTAAAAAAGGTATCCCACAGGTAGTATCTACAGGTGCATTGGATATGGTTAATTTTGGACCTATAGATACCGTGCCCGACGAATTTAGAAACAGGCAACTCTACAAACATAATCCTACAGTCACTTTAATGAGAACTACCTCGGAAGAAAACAAACAATTAGGAGAAATAGTTGCTAAAAAGTTGAACGCTAGTACGGGTCCTGCAGCTCTATTTCTACCATTAAAAGGCGTCTCCATGATAGATGTGGAAGGCCAACCTTTTCACGGACCTGAAGAAGACCAAACTTTATTTGATGCAATAAGATCAAACTTAGACCAAGATAAGGTGGAATTAATTGAAAAGAACACTGATATAAACGATGACGATTTTGCTGTGGCCATGGCCGAAAAATTAATTGAAATGATGAATGATAGTTAA
- a CDS encoding 4Fe-4S dicluster domain-containing protein, which yields MRKFETEVQKINHEIMRELAKLVFKNKLLDEINELPQKIIQGDEARYRCCVYKERAIITERVRLDMGVNPNNIHSNTFLKDDYEQACHRLDKPVVQALEKACDKCPINRFTVTEACRGCVAHYCMESCPKDAISFINRQAYINQEKCIECGKCKNMCPFNAISDVMRPCRSACTVDAVKVDGDRRISIDQDKCVSCGACIEACPFGAIASKSNFISFLEDLTGGEQIHAMIAPSIAGQFGAKVKVSQIKAALKNLGMDSVQEVAKGADVVAYHEAKELISSIHEHNFMLSSCCPAFVSLVKNFYSEFTANLSQTVSPMIAMGRSIKQKYPGSKVVFIGPCIAKKDEALEEDVQDGVDYVLTYEEICALFEGAGVDPSQCEEFTEEEDQNKLVSPFGRCFAKSGGVGEAIKRTVKEIEPDYDIDINVVKCSGLNECKQVLEKLKNGKLEADFIEGMGCEEGCIGGPGNLVKPNKSKVMVEKYGKEAEIESAVESASSQIEEPQLFREH from the coding sequence ATGAGAAAATTTGAAACCGAAGTCCAAAAAATCAATCATGAAATTATGAGAGAATTGGCTAAATTAGTTTTCAAAAATAAATTATTAGATGAAATAAATGAATTACCTCAAAAAATAATCCAGGGTGATGAAGCTCGGTACCGTTGTTGTGTTTACAAAGAAAGAGCGATTATTACCGAGAGGGTACGCCTGGATATGGGTGTTAATCCAAACAATATTCACTCTAATACATTTTTAAAGGATGATTACGAACAAGCATGCCATCGACTGGACAAGCCAGTAGTACAAGCATTAGAAAAAGCATGCGACAAATGTCCTATAAATAGGTTTACAGTTACTGAAGCTTGCCGGGGTTGTGTTGCTCATTATTGTATGGAAAGTTGTCCTAAAGATGCTATTAGTTTCATTAATCGCCAGGCTTATATCAATCAAGAAAAATGTATAGAGTGTGGAAAATGTAAGAATATGTGTCCTTTTAATGCAATCTCTGATGTAATGCGCCCTTGTCGAAGCGCATGTACTGTAGATGCCGTTAAAGTTGATGGTGATAGAAGAATTAGCATAGATCAAGATAAATGTGTCAGTTGTGGTGCTTGTATTGAAGCATGTCCCTTTGGTGCTATTGCCTCTAAATCCAATTTTATTTCTTTTCTAGAGGATCTGACAGGAGGAGAGCAGATACATGCAATGATAGCACCATCTATAGCTGGTCAATTTGGAGCCAAAGTAAAAGTTTCCCAAATAAAAGCAGCTCTTAAAAATTTAGGTATGGATTCTGTACAAGAGGTTGCTAAAGGTGCAGATGTCGTAGCATATCATGAAGCTAAGGAATTAATATCTAGCATCCATGAGCATAATTTTATGTTAAGTTCATGTTGTCCTGCTTTTGTCAGTTTAGTAAAGAATTTTTATTCAGAGTTTACAGCTAATTTATCTCAAACAGTCTCTCCTATGATTGCCATGGGTAGATCGATTAAACAAAAATATCCAGGTTCGAAAGTAGTTTTCATTGGCCCCTGTATTGCAAAGAAAGACGAAGCCCTTGAAGAAGATGTGCAGGATGGAGTTGACTATGTGTTAACTTATGAAGAAATATGTGCTTTATTTGAAGGTGCAGGGGTTGACCCGTCACAATGTGAGGAATTTACAGAAGAAGAGGATCAAAACAAGCTTGTCAGTCCTTTTGGAAGATGTTTTGCTAAGAGTGGCGGAGTAGGAGAGGCAATTAAGAGAACTGTTAAAGAAATAGAACCTGATTATGATATTGATATCAATGTAGTTAAATGCAGTGGTCTAAATGAATGTAAACAAGTTTTAGAGAAACTTAAAAATGGCAAATTAGAGGCGGATTTTATCGAAGGAATGGGATGCGAAGAGGGATGTATCGGTGGTCCAGGCAATTTAGTAAAACCTAATAAATCTAAAGTAATGGTTGAAAAATACGGAAAAGAAGCAGAAATAGAAAGTGCAGTAGAGTCGGCTTCTTCCCAAATTGAAGAACCACAATTGTTTAGAGAGCATTAA
- a CDS encoding N-acetylmuramoyl-L-alanine amidase, whose translation MKGLKLTISLLVFVLLLAASGPIMGNEVSAEELEEAEVVVETLNVRSGPGLSNSLIDQVHQGETYDVLDKQTNESESYYQDWVKIDFSGYEEAWVSQDYVNITTPEAIDPEPENNSYRPLEGTRIVLDPGHGGWDPGAVGPTGLTEKEVALDVSFKTQDKLESLGAEVYLTRESDIDIPLANRAYFANDLWADLFISIHANGAINRGAQGTETHYSSWRNPNDYFLAESLQDSMIDNINRVDRGIIDSNFAVLTHARMPAALVELAFISNYEEERLLGSDYFQENAAQGITEGIVDYFNY comes from the coding sequence ATGAAAGGATTAAAGTTAACGATTTCACTGCTAGTTTTTGTACTACTTTTAGCAGCAAGTGGCCCTATTATGGGGAACGAAGTTAGTGCAGAAGAGTTGGAAGAAGCAGAAGTTGTAGTAGAAACTTTAAATGTCAGATCCGGTCCAGGTTTATCAAACTCACTCATTGACCAGGTCCATCAAGGAGAAACATATGATGTGTTGGACAAGCAAACTAATGAGTCTGAGAGTTACTATCAAGATTGGGTAAAAATTGATTTTTCAGGATATGAAGAAGCTTGGGTTAGCCAAGATTATGTAAACATCACTACCCCTGAAGCTATTGATCCTGAACCTGAGAATAACAGTTATAGACCACTTGAAGGTACTAGAATAGTTCTTGATCCCGGTCACGGTGGATGGGACCCTGGTGCTGTAGGGCCGACTGGATTAACTGAAAAGGAAGTAGCCCTTGATGTTTCCTTCAAAACTCAAGATAAGCTTGAAAGCTTAGGCGCTGAGGTTTATTTAACTAGGGAAAGCGATATAGATATTCCACTTGCAAACAGAGCCTACTTTGCCAATGATTTATGGGCAGACCTATTTATTAGTATTCATGCTAACGGTGCTATCAATCGAGGAGCACAGGGTACAGAAACTCACTACTCTTCATGGAGAAATCCCAATGACTACTTTTTAGCTGAAAGCCTGCAGGATAGCATGATAGATAACATCAACAGAGTCGATCGAGGCATCATTGACAGCAATTTTGCCGTGTTAACCCATGCAAGAATGCCGGCAGCTTTGGTTGAACTTGCTTTTATAAGCAATTATGAAGAGGAACGATTATTGGGATCAGATTACTTTCAAGAGAATGCGGCACAGGGGATTACGGAAGGTATCGTAGACTACTTTAATTATTAA
- a CDS encoding IS256 family transposase — protein MNLIDKKKVREMMKEGKLKDVNDIQDLLKEQFGELIEEMLEGELDHELGYSKYDYREKETTNSRNGKREKQLKSNYGNLEIEVPRDREGEFEPQVVKKNQRDVSSIDDQVLSMYAKGMTVRDIQTHLQELYGVDASPTLISGITDKIVPLIKEWQNRPLSRIYAHVVMDAVHYKVRQDGRIVNKAAYMAIGIDLDGMKDVLGIWIGENESSKYWLKIINELKNRGVEDILIVSIDGLKGFEDAIHAVYPQTEIQSCIIHQIRNSTRYISYKDRKEFCSDLKNVYRAPTEEVALIELDKLEEKWGDKYEISIRSWRNNWDKLSVMFKYPEEVRKLIYTNNSMESYNRQLRKVTKSKSIFPTDESLLKMLYLATMDITKKWTMRTKNWAQILGQLSIYFEGRI, from the coding sequence ATGAATTTAATTGACAAAAAGAAAGTCAGAGAAATGATGAAGGAAGGAAAGTTGAAAGATGTGAATGATATTCAAGACTTACTGAAGGAACAGTTTGGCGAGCTGATAGAAGAAATGCTGGAAGGCGAACTTGACCATGAATTAGGCTACTCGAAGTATGATTATCGAGAAAAAGAAACTACCAACAGTCGAAACGGGAAGAGAGAAAAACAACTCAAATCGAATTATGGTAATTTAGAAATAGAAGTACCAAGAGACCGAGAAGGTGAATTTGAACCACAAGTAGTTAAAAAGAACCAACGAGACGTTTCAAGCATCGATGATCAGGTTCTAAGCATGTATGCAAAAGGCATGACAGTAAGAGATATACAGACTCATTTACAAGAGCTTTATGGAGTGGATGCTTCTCCTACACTCATTTCCGGAATTACAGACAAAATAGTTCCTCTAATTAAGGAGTGGCAAAACCGACCGCTATCAAGAATCTATGCTCATGTAGTTATGGATGCTGTCCATTACAAAGTGAGGCAAGATGGTAGAATAGTCAACAAAGCAGCTTATATGGCTATAGGAATTGATTTAGATGGCATGAAGGATGTTTTGGGCATTTGGATTGGAGAAAATGAAAGTTCGAAATACTGGTTGAAGATAATTAACGAGTTAAAAAATCGAGGCGTAGAAGATATTTTAATTGTATCAATAGATGGTTTAAAAGGGTTTGAAGATGCAATACATGCTGTTTATCCGCAAACAGAAATTCAAAGCTGCATAATTCATCAGATTAGAAATAGCACAAGATATATATCGTACAAAGATCGAAAAGAATTCTGTAGTGATCTTAAGAATGTTTATAGAGCCCCAACTGAGGAAGTCGCTTTAATAGAGCTAGATAAACTCGAAGAAAAATGGGGAGATAAATATGAGATTTCCATTAGATCGTGGAGAAATAATTGGGACAAGCTCTCTGTTATGTTTAAATATCCAGAAGAAGTTAGAAAACTAATTTATACAAACAATTCTATGGAAAGCTACAACCGACAATTAAGAAAAGTTACCAAATCAAAAAGTATCTTCCCTACCGACGAATCCTTATTAAAAATGCTTTATCTTGCTACAATGGATATCACTAAAAAATGGACTATGAGAACAAAAAACTGGGCTCAGATTCTGGGACAATTGAGTATTTACTTTGAAGGAAGAATTTAA
- a CDS encoding pyruvoyl-dependent arginine decarboxylase has translation MAVDLKTLKYFKLVTGTGEGNTSLTAFDKALLNAEVGNFNLLKVTSILPARVKQKDKITVSEGGILPIAYGSVTSCNSGEIISSAVAVGIPASSRAHGMIVETSGYRPKEQSLKIAENMIAETFENRGLELQEVLTKGSELKIRDISCGSVFSGVALF, from the coding sequence ATGGCAGTAGATTTAAAAACTTTAAAATACTTCAAATTGGTAACCGGAACAGGTGAGGGCAATACCTCATTAACAGCTTTTGATAAAGCTCTCTTAAATGCAGAAGTCGGTAATTTCAATTTATTAAAAGTAACTAGTATTCTCCCAGCTAGAGTTAAACAAAAGGATAAAATCACTGTTTCCGAGGGAGGAATCCTCCCTATTGCATACGGGTCAGTCACTAGCTGTAATTCCGGAGAAATCATTTCATCGGCGGTAGCAGTAGGAATCCCAGCTTCTTCCAGGGCTCATGGAATGATAGTAGAAACTTCAGGATACAGACCTAAAGAACAATCTCTTAAAATCGCAGAAAATATGATAGCTGAGACCTTTGAAAATCGAGGTTTAGAGCTACAAGAAGTATTAACCAAAGGTTCCGAACTAAAAATAAGAGATATAAGCTGTGGAAGTGTTTTTTCAGGTGTAGCACTCTTTTAA
- a CDS encoding phosphoenolpyruvate hydrolase family protein: MFKRSDILKHIDEQEKQGRAIIGAGAGTGISAKSAEGGDVDLIIIYNSGRYRMAGRGSLAGLLPYGDANAIVKEMASEVLPVVKNTPVLAGVCGTDPFRIMDKFLQELKTMGFSGVQNFPTVGLIDGTFRDNLEETDMSYDKEVEMIEKANSLDLLTTPYVFNEKEAEQMATAGADILVAHMGLTTKGTIGAKTSMNLEEAAHRIQKIADTGKKINSKIKVICHGGPISEPEDAHYILENTQGVIGFFGASSIERLPTEQAIKQQTKNFKNLQIN; encoded by the coding sequence ATGTTTAAAAGAAGTGACATCCTAAAACATATCGATGAGCAAGAAAAACAAGGTAGAGCTATCATTGGTGCCGGTGCTGGTACCGGTATATCGGCCAAAAGTGCCGAAGGCGGAGATGTTGATCTAATAATCATTTACAATTCTGGTCGGTATCGCATGGCAGGACGTGGTTCTTTAGCTGGACTATTACCTTATGGTGATGCCAATGCCATTGTCAAAGAAATGGCCAGTGAAGTATTACCTGTAGTAAAAAATACACCAGTTTTGGCAGGAGTGTGTGGAACAGATCCCTTTAGAATTATGGATAAGTTTTTACAAGAACTAAAAACTATGGGTTTTTCAGGAGTGCAAAACTTTCCTACAGTAGGTCTTATTGACGGTACTTTTCGTGATAATTTAGAAGAAACCGATATGAGTTACGATAAAGAGGTGGAAATGATTGAAAAGGCAAATTCACTTGACTTATTAACCACCCCATACGTTTTTAATGAAAAGGAAGCCGAACAAATGGCAACAGCGGGAGCAGATATTTTAGTTGCTCATATGGGCTTAACCACTAAAGGAACAATTGGGGCAAAAACTAGTATGAATTTGGAAGAAGCAGCTCATCGTATTCAAAAAATTGCAGATACAGGCAAAAAAATCAATTCAAAGATCAAAGTTATCTGCCATGGAGGACCAATCTCGGAACCGGAAGACGCTCACTACATATTAGAAAATACCCAAGGTGTAATCGGATTTTTTGGAGCTTCAAGTATCGAAAGACTACCAACAGAACAAGCAATTAAACAACAAACTAAAAACTTTAAAAATTTACAGATTAATTGA
- a CDS encoding pyrimidine dimer DNA glycosylase/endonuclease V: MRIWDIQPHFLCRKHLLGEHRELHALWNILTQGKKGYQNHPETCRWKEKLRALYNRHEQLVQELKARGYQHKSPLNSELATGQDFQDEYIDSIEVQKQILKDKDCPCLLFD, from the coding sequence ATGAGAATTTGGGATATACAACCACACTTTCTTTGTAGAAAACATCTTCTTGGAGAACATCGAGAGTTACATGCACTTTGGAATATTCTAACCCAAGGCAAAAAGGGCTATCAAAACCATCCAGAAACATGTAGGTGGAAAGAGAAACTACGAGCACTTTATAACCGACATGAACAATTAGTTCAAGAATTAAAAGCTAGGGGGTATCAACATAAATCTCCTCTTAATAGCGAATTGGCAACAGGCCAAGATTTCCAGGATGAGTATATAGATTCTATAGAAGTGCAAAAACAAATACTGAAAGATAAAGATTGTCCTTGTTTATTATTTGACTGA
- a CDS encoding coenzyme F420-0:L-glutamate ligase — protein MEGVIPVRTHIITDEDDISEVIFRYTKNIADKRDIIAVCESVVAISQGLYYKPEDIKPRPLAKLLSNFTERHGSLTNPASMEIVFRKSGFLKPTLGAVIGGLGKLIGRRGYFFRITGIQAALIDDVAGTMPPFDRYIIAGPKDPYATAKKISERTGVGTVIVDANDLGKVDIIGASKEVKEKSNFKQIEKILENNPFGNDDEGTPLVVIKGFFKK, from the coding sequence ATGGAAGGTGTTATCCCGGTTAGAACCCATATAATAACTGATGAAGATGATATATCCGAAGTGATTTTCAGATATACCAAAAATATAGCAGATAAAAGAGATATAATAGCTGTTTGTGAGAGTGTGGTGGCAATTAGCCAGGGATTGTACTATAAACCTGAAGATATTAAACCACGTCCATTAGCAAAATTGTTGTCCAATTTCACAGAACGTCACGGTAGTTTGACCAATCCGGCCTCAATGGAAATTGTTTTTCGAAAATCCGGATTTTTAAAACCTACTTTAGGGGCAGTTATTGGTGGATTAGGGAAACTAATAGGTAGGCGTGGGTACTTTTTTAGAATTACAGGTATACAGGCAGCTTTAATAGATGATGTTGCTGGTACTATGCCACCATTTGACCGTTATATTATTGCTGGTCCCAAAGACCCCTACGCTACTGCAAAAAAAATTTCCGAACGCACAGGAGTGGGAACTGTTATAGTAGATGCAAATGATTTGGGGAAAGTAGATATTATAGGGGCTTCTAAGGAAGTGAAAGAAAAAAGTAATTTTAAACAGATTGAAAAAATCCTTGAAAATAATCCTTTTGGTAATGATGATGAGGGGACACCACTAGTAGTCATAAAAGGATTTTTTAAAAAGTAA
- the trkA gene encoding Trk system potassium transporter TrkA, whose product MLVTIIGGSQVGKKLAKMLIKRKHKVTLIEENKQTAEQLKKELDTLIINGSGANIEDLKKANVDKAKMIIALTENDTVNIVSCMLAKQLGEPFTISQVASLENITEKASNKKVPEQYLGIDYLISPQQSVISEIVEYIHFPHASDIHYFGKGKSLLLGIRVTEQSEVINNSLKNIDLPEDSQIIGIESKDCSFKLAFDDEKVSPGDIIYLVGSPDSIKKANIKITNKEVENQRIIIIGGKKMGYNLVRELEEHSKHHDFMIKVIEREHKQCEVLKRNLHESIVLESNYFNQEEILEANIVITVTGDDKTNIINSTIANQNGIDTISEITNIQYEPIYKAVGIESTVNPSLTTASQIMKFLRDMDIETMSIFQNGEAVGTEIVLSEDSSVINKQVSDLKLPSKIKIGAVIREEDMFIPNENSVLKEDDRLVIFTPLNDQNSVKKYLE is encoded by the coding sequence ATGCTTGTAACAATAATTGGCGGAAGTCAAGTTGGTAAAAAACTAGCTAAAATGTTAATTAAAAGAAAACATAAAGTCACTTTAATTGAAGAAAATAAACAAACAGCTGAACAGCTTAAAAAAGAGCTAGACACTCTTATAATAAACGGTAGTGGCGCTAATATTGAAGATCTAAAAAAAGCTAACGTGGATAAGGCTAAGATGATTATTGCACTAACTGAAAATGATACTGTAAACATAGTATCTTGTATGCTAGCTAAACAGCTAGGCGAGCCATTTACAATAAGTCAAGTTGCTAGTCTAGAAAATATTACAGAAAAAGCTAGCAATAAAAAAGTACCAGAACAGTATTTAGGTATTGATTATTTAATTAGTCCTCAACAATCAGTTATAAGTGAAATTGTTGAATATATTCATTTTCCTCATGCATCTGATATCCATTATTTTGGTAAGGGGAAATCTTTGCTGCTAGGTATTAGGGTAACGGAACAATCTGAAGTTATTAACAATTCATTAAAAAATATCGATTTACCGGAAGATTCTCAAATAATTGGCATTGAAAGTAAAGATTGTAGCTTTAAATTGGCCTTTGACGATGAGAAGGTTTCCCCTGGTGATATAATTTATTTAGTTGGTTCACCTGATAGTATAAAAAAAGCAAATATCAAAATTACTAATAAGGAAGTAGAAAACCAACGTATCATAATTATTGGTGGCAAAAAGATGGGATATAATTTAGTAAGAGAATTAGAAGAGCATTCTAAACATCATGATTTTATGATTAAGGTAATTGAAAGAGAACATAAACAATGCGAAGTTTTAAAAAGAAATTTACATGAAAGTATCGTATTAGAAAGCAATTACTTTAATCAAGAAGAAATTCTTGAAGCCAACATTGTAATCACAGTCACTGGAGATGATAAAACAAACATTATCAATTCAACTATTGCAAATCAAAATGGGATAGATACTATTTCAGAAATTACAAATATTCAATATGAACCGATTTATAAAGCAGTCGGAATAGAAAGTACAGTAAATCCCTCTTTAACTACTGCATCTCAAATTATGAAGTTTTTACGTGATATGGATATTGAAACAATGTCTATTTTTCAAAATGGAGAAGCCGTGGGAACGGAGATTGTATTATCTGAAGATTCATCAGTAATAAACAAACAGGTTTCGGATCTCAAATTGCCTTCAAAAATTAAAATTGGAGCTGTTATTAGAGAAGAAGATATGTTCATTCCAAATGAGAATTCAGTTTTAAAGGAAGATGATAGACTTGTTATTTTTACACCTCTGAATGATCAAAATTCAGTAAAGAAGTACTTAGAATGA
- a CDS encoding flavodoxin family protein produces the protein MTKILVAYFSQTGNTQKMAKAVSEGAEQAGAEVDVLNVQQIEDLNSLTNYDGIIMGSPTYYGIMANQVKEFLDKSIKVHGKLEGKVGGAFASCGIDGGGSESTVLSIIQALLVHGMIVPGFSKIGHYGPVTTGEPDDRAISECKQLGERVANLADKVS, from the coding sequence ATGACTAAGATTTTGGTAGCCTACTTTAGTCAAACAGGTAATACTCAAAAAATGGCTAAAGCGGTAAGTGAAGGGGCTGAGCAAGCTGGTGCTGAAGTTGATGTTCTGAATGTACAACAAATCGAAGATCTAAATTCACTTACAAATTACGATGGCATCATTATGGGATCGCCTACATACTATGGGATAATGGCAAATCAAGTTAAGGAGTTCCTAGACAAAAGTATCAAAGTACATGGCAAACTTGAAGGAAAAGTAGGTGGAGCTTTTGCATCCTGTGGCATCGATGGTGGTGGTTCCGAGAGTACGGTATTAAGTATTATTCAAGCTTTATTGGTACATGGTATGATAGTTCCCGGGTTCAGCAAAATTGGTCACTACGGCCCAGTGACTACCGGAGAACCGGATGACCGTGCAATTTCCGAGTGCAAACAGCTGGGAGAAAGAGTAGCTAACTTAGCTGACAAAGTGAGCTAA